A single Harpia harpyja isolate bHarHar1 chromosome 6, bHarHar1 primary haplotype, whole genome shotgun sequence DNA region contains:
- the IL15RA gene encoding interleukin-15 receptor subunit alpha isoform X1, with protein MLGDTAQTQPSTETEQSPPPRDVLGIHNKLGQEIFISGCFGCMWCSCPHCHRTPVPSGLLSPSPTHSHPCCAPVLAAIALPSPSCSRSQPNRTSLRTKCASSRLGTAPSQLGDASSRLGIAPSVHHILATHRSIPAMHCSILAMYCSIPAMHHILAMHCSISAVHHIPAVHRFIPAVHCSIMAMHRCIPAVHRILAMHRSIPAVNRSGLAVYCFIRTAHLSIPALEHHLSTAAHVRGQELAAAGVTGEPFPRCGRGPGVGTVSGQLRYFLRCTREKK; from the coding sequence ATGCTGGGGGACACAGCACAGACCCAGCCAAGCACCGAAACGGAGCagagccccccaccccgggatgTTCTGGGGATACATAACAAATTGGGGCAGGAGATTTTTATCTCCGGGTGTTTTGGGTGCATGTGGTGTTCCTGTCCCCACTGCCATCGCACTCCTGTCCCCAGTGGCCTCCTGTCCCCATCACCGACGCATTCCCATCCCTGTTGTGCTCCTGTCCTCGCTGCCATTGCGCTCCCATCACCATCCTGCTCCCGATCCCAGCCCAACCGTACGTCCCTCCGTACCAAATGTGCATCATCCCGGCTGGGCACCGCTCCATCCCAGCTGGGCGACGCTTCGTCCCGGCTGGGCATTGCTCCATCCGTGCATCACATCCTAGCCACGCATCGCTCCATCCCGGCCATGCATTGCTCCATCCTGGCCATGTATTGCTCCATCCCAGCTATGCATCACATCCTGGCCATGCATTGCTCCATCTCGGCCGTGCATCACATCCCAGCTGTGCATCGCTTCATCCCGGCCGTGCATTGCTCCATCATGGCCATGCATCGCTGCATCCCAGCCGTGCATCGCATCCTCGCCATGCATCGCTCCATCCCAGCTGTGAACCGCTCCGGCCTGGCTGTATACTGCTTTATCCGCACTGCGCATCTTTCCATCCCGGCCCTGGAGCACCACCTCTCCACAGCGGCTCACGTCAGGGGACAGGAGCTGGCAGCGGCCGGGGTCACGGGTGAGCCATTCCCACGCTGTGGCAGGGGTCCAGGCGTGGGCACGGTCTCAGGGCAACTGAGATACTTTCTCCGTTGCACCAGAGAAAAGAAGTGA
- the IL15RA gene encoding interleukin-15 receptor subunit alpha isoform X2 — protein MAGPLLPLLCGTVVLLLPWAAADTAPARCSRPKDVANAHIDAGNNTLLNTRLRYTCNPGYKRKAGTSSLIQCILRDGSTEPDWTHTTLQCIRDPALPPQTPSPELPTVPRTEGTTQKAGTTDASLTSKPSPAATPGLPGAAGRSPMPPATDGPSPEKSTLPEMPPGLQTSTPGEGMAPGSSLGTTPLPTAPTDHAAVSIQTLASSIGLPVLVVAGIVACCCWRMKTRTGQSYAVPVTAIPMVAPAAENDEMMPPGVFPTG, from the exons ATGGCGgggccgctgctgccgctgctctgCGGTACCGTCGTCCTCCTGCTGCCCTGGGCCGCCGCCGATACCG CGCCAGCGCGATGCAGCCGCCCCAAGGACGTGGCCAACGCGCACATCGACGCGGGCAACAACACGCTGCTCAACACCCGCCTGCGCTACACCTGCAACCCGGGCTACAAGCGCAAAGCCGGTACCTCCAGCCTCATCCAGTGCATCCTCCGCGACGGTTCCACTGAGCCCGACTGGACCCACACCACGCTGCAATGCATCC GGGACCCGGCTCTACCTCCGCAAACCCCCAGCCCCGAGCTCCCGACCGTGCCGCGCACCGAGGGGACGACCCAGAAGG CAGGAACCACCGATGCCAGCCTGACCTCCAAGCCCTCTCCAGCAGCAACACCTGGGCTGCCGGGAGCTGCCGGCCGGTCACCCATGCCACCAGCGACTGATGGGCCGTCACCGGAGAAGTCCACGCTGCCAGAGATGCCCCCAGGGCTACAGACATCCACACCGGGAGAGGGGATGGCCCCAGGGTCATCTCTGGGGACAACCCCGCTGCCCACCGCCCCCACGGACCATGCTGCAG tcTCCATCCAGACCCTGGCCTCTTCCATTG GGCTCCCGGTGCTGGTGGTCGCCGGTATCGtggcctgctgctgctggaggatgAAAAC GCGCACGGGGCAGAGCTACGCGGTGCCGGTGACGGCCATCCCCATGGTGGCTCCCGCTGCCGAGAACGATGAGATGATGCCGCCTGgcgtcttccccacgggctga